In Tribolium castaneum strain GA2 chromosome 4, icTriCast1.1, whole genome shotgun sequence, one DNA window encodes the following:
- the LOC661087 gene encoding uncharacterized protein LOC661087, giving the protein MKLLAVIIFLIPTLATAFRFHQRPNIFICRKRGINCVNDNTFVFCRGFFQHILVDKYSFQCPEGYVCSSDSKYTCIKNPDSESDESNEIITTQSDVFTTKNTDHSSTEESDERGSTHFAETTTLTTLVTDSVEKDDKETTTYSRDSSEENKINDQSEESDSDETIDDNDQNINIEPTCTKVDETFPGPTCSKYYKCHSVLIWTFPVLHMCEDGQSFDTATSSCVPSSESNCSD; this is encoded by the exons ATGAAGCTCCTGGCGGTG ATTATCTTTTTGATCCCAACTTTGGCAACAGCTTTTCGCTTCCATCAAAgaccaaacatttttatttgtcgCAAAAGGGGAATAAATTGTGTTAACGACAACACATTCGTTTTCTGCAGAGGATTCTTCCAACATATACTTGTTGACAAATATTCTTTCCAGTGTCCGGAAGGTTATGTATGTTCAAGTGATTCCAAATATAC CTGTATTAAGAATCCAGACAGTGAATCTGACg AAAGCAATGAAATAATCACAACTCAATCCGATGTTTTTACTACCAAAAATACAG ATCACAGTAGTACCGAAGAGTCAGATGAGAGAGGAAGTACGCATTTTGCAGAAACAACAACTTTGACAACTTTAGTTACCGACAGTGTAGAGAAAGATGACAAAGAAACTACAACATACTCACGAGATTCATCAGAGGAGAACAAAATTAATGACCAAAGCGAAGAAAGTGATTCAGATGAGACCATCG acgataaTGACCAAAACATTAACATTGAGCCTACATGTACAAAAGTCGATGAAACCTTCCCAGGGCCTACTTGTTCCAAGTACTACAAATGCCACAGTGTGTTGATTTGGACTTTCCCCGTGTTGCATATGTGCGAAGACGGTCAAAGTTTCGACACTGCAACATCCAGTTGTGTGCCTTCGTCCGAAAGCAATTGCAGCGATTAA